The DNA segment AGAATAAATAATTGGTTTTGCTCTATTTTGTAAAAATTCTATTATAGATTTGCTTCCTAAAATATAAGCACCATAAGAGCCATAAGCTTTACCTAAAGTACCCATTTTTATATGATTTTTTTCTATTTTAATTTTATAATAATCAAAAATACCCAAAACATTTTCACCAATAACTCCAGAGCTATGAGCTTCATCAACAATCAAAAGAGAATCATATTTTTTTGCTAATTCAAAAATCTCTTTTTTTGCAAGATTTCCACTCATAGAATATACTCCCTCTATAGCAATAACTTTTCTGCCTTTAGATGAGCTATCCTTTAATTTCTTTTCTAAATCTTTTTCATCATTATGTAAAAAAGTTATAACTTGTTTAGAATCTAACAGTTTTGAAGCCAAAATCCCACTTGCATGGTAATCTTCATCAATAAAAAGAGTATCACCTTTTCTAACTAAAGCTTCAATCATGGAGATATTTGCTAAAAATCCACTTCCAACAATAACACCTTTTTCAAAGCCATTTACTTTACAAAGTAATTTTTCAAATTTTTGATGTATTTTAGAATAGCCATTAACTAGCATAGAGGCTTTTGGAGAAAAATAATGATTTTTTAAAACTCTTTTGTAGGCTTTTTTAAATAATTTCTTATTTTGTGCTAAACCTAAATAATCATTAGAGGCAAGATCCAATAAATTTTGATCAAAAACAACCCTACTTCTAAAACGGTTTGATTTTTTTATAATTTCTAACTCTTTTTCGTACAATAAATTCTCCATAAATAATTGAAAATGGTACCAAAAAAGTGGTATTAATCAAATTAAATAAAATAATTATAAAAATTTTAACAAAATGCTAGTTTTTTGCTATTAATATAAATTATAATTCTTCTGTACTACAAAAATAAGTATACAAAATGTCACTAAGGGTGTTTCTGCGACCTTCACCCTTAGTTTTTTTATATAGTTATATTCTTAATCAATTCTATTTCATTATTATTAATTATTATAGCATCAATACAAAAAGATGAATTAAGATTTTTTGTTTGAAGGTAATATTCTACACTTTTTTTTATTTTAGATAATTTCTTAGATGTTAGATTTAATATTGCAGCTTCATAATCTATCCCTGATTTAACTTCACAAAAATGATAAATCTATCCTTTTTCTGCGATGATATCAATTTCACCAAGTTTTTTTGCATAGAAATTTGTTTCTATAATAGTGAAATTTCTTTTTTCTAAAAAGGAAACTGCGATTTTCTCAGCAATATTTCCTTTTTCTCTACTCATATTTATCCACCACCAACAAAATTTAAAAGCTCTAAAACATCATTTTCTTTTGGTTTATAAGTACTCCAGATATCTTTTTTAACTATATCCATATTAACTGCACACGCCATTACTTTATCTTCTATTTTAAGTTCTCTTATAATTTCTAAAAGTGTTGAGCCATCTTTAAACTCTATATTTTCACCATTTACAATAATTCTCACAAAAATCCTTTAATTTTTACTTTATAATTAATTTAGATTATACTTTTTGAGCTATTTTCTTATGCTTAAGCATTTAAATCTTTCTGCTAATTGATTTGGTTGGAGTAAAATTTTTACTTTTTGTAGCTCTTTTTGATAACTTTTTTCATCAACATTTGCTTTTAATATTTCCAACAAATCCAAAATACCAAAATCAATAAGTGTTTTTAGTTGAGTTTTTAATTCAATGTTATGAATATTATTTTGTTTAAAACAATCTATTAAATATCCAAAATGAACATCATAAGTAATATCTGAATTTTTATAAAAAGATTTTAGTTCTAGATTTTTTTCAAAAAATGGATAAACTTTGTGTCCCTTATAAATTCTAAGACTAAAATCATTTCTTATATTTTTTTCTCCATAATCAAATGCTATAAATTCAAATTTATTTATATTTTTACAAAGTTTTGTTACAAATTCTAAATATTCTAAAGATATCTCACCTTTTTCTATACTATATTTTTTACAATGTTCCAACACTTTATTATTTTTACAAGGTAGAAATTTTATTTCATGATTATCTACAAAAACTTGATTTAAAATATTATCTTTTGTAAATACTAAATCACAAGAAAAAGAATCAAAAATTTCATTTGAAATTATAAAAGCATTATCTAATTTAATATTTTCTAAATCATCATAATGTTGAAATTTTATAAAACTTCCAAAAGAGTCAAAAAGATATTTTTTTTGAATTTCCCTTAAATTCTCATACTTTTCTAAAATTGCAAAATTTAGAGTTTCTAAAAGTTCAGGTTTTAAAGTATAAATAAACTGGATGATATCAGCTATTAAATAGCCTTTTTCAGCACCAATTTCCAGAATTGTAGTAGTTTTATTTAAAAAGTCACTTTCTATACTTGAAATTATTTTTTTAGCAATTGCTCCTCCAAAAAATGGAGTCACACTAACAGAGGTAAAGAAATCTCCTTCTTTACCTATATTCTTATAATTTGTATAATAGCCGTCTTTTCCATAAAGCCAAGAATTAAAATATTCACTAAATCTTATCATTTTAAGATTTTAGCAAATCCTTATTTACAAACATCAATAACTGATTCTTGATTTGGATATAAATATACCTCAACTCTTCTATTTAATGCCATATTCTCTTTTGAACTATTTGCAACTATTGGTTTATCAAAAGAACAACCTCTTGAAAATATCTGATTAGATACACCATTTGAATAAATTATATTTCCTACATTGCTAGCTCTTTGTTCAGATAACTTTTGATTATAAGCATGTTTTCCAGAATTATCAGTATGACCAACAACTTGAACTAATGTATTTGGATAATTTTTTAGAACTGTATTTAATTTTGAAATCTTTTGACTAGCACTATATGTAGGGTTAGCAGAATTTACTTCAAACATCATATCATCTCTGAACATTATTTTTACATATTTATCTGTATTTGAAACTATTAAGTCTTGATTTGGATCCATTTGTGCATTTGGATTATTGTTTACATCTGTATTTAAACTTTGAGCAACTTCTTTTGCTTGTTTATCCAAACTATATCCAACAGCCCCTCCAATAGCAGCACCTGCTAATCCTCCAATTACTTTATTTCGACTCTTACTTCCACCACCAATATTATTTCCTAAAACAACTCCTGCAATTGCTCCAACTGTTGTTCCAATGATTGCATTTTGATTATTATCAAATGTTTGATTTCCTGTATTCATACTTGAAGCACAACCAGTAAGCATAGATGCAACAATAGCACTTGTTAATATAACCTTTAAATTAAATACTCTCATAATAAACCTTTTAATTATTTTTGTGATTCTAACATATCCATAGTGAAATAATTGTATAAAATGTTTTATCAAGAATTATAAAACATTTTTTTTATTAAAACATACAGAATATATATAAAAACAATTGGTAATAAAATAGTTTGAAATATAAAAACTATAATCAAATCTATAATATATTCACTTGAATTATCAACTGCATTTTTATACTCATCAACTTTTTTTTCATAAAATTTTAAATCAAATTTCTCCACTATTTTTCCAAAGAAAGAACTCTCATCTTGCTTTTGTTCAATTGTATCTTGATTTATTTTACTTACATTATCTGTCACTTTTAAAATATTTTCATTTAAATGTTCAATATTGTATTGCGGTTTTACAAAATAGTTATATGTAAAATCATTCACATAACTTATCATAGGAATAGAAAATCTTAAAAAAATAAGAATAAAAGTTGTTTTAAAAAAAATAGATCTTAATTTTCCATCATTTCTAAATCGTTTGAAAAGCCAAATATTAAAAATAATAATGAAAGTAAATAATATATAGTTAAATATCTCATTTGTCACAAAATTCAATAAAATCTTTTGAATACCTAATGACACTAAACTAGCAAGCATTATAAGGGAAAATTGTTCAACTAGATCATTTATAGGATCTAATATTTGCCCAATAGCAACTACAATAAAAGGTAAATTTATCTCTGTTCCTTGTGCTAGTGATATCACACCATTTAAAGCTTTTGCACTACCAAATACAATAATTGCCTGTTTAAATGATTC comes from the Aliarcobacter cibarius genome and includes:
- a CDS encoding SAM-dependent methyltransferase, encoding MIRFSEYFNSWLYGKDGYYTNYKNIGKEGDFFTSVSVTPFFGGAIAKKIISSIESDFLNKTTTILEIGAEKGYLIADIIQFIYTLKPELLETLNFAILEKYENLREIQKKYLFDSFGSFIKFQHYDDLENIKLDNAFIISNEIFDSFSCDLVFTKDNILNQVFVDNHEIKFLPCKNNKVLEHCKKYSIEKGEISLEYLEFVTKLCKNINKFEFIAFDYGEKNIRNDFSLRIYKGHKVYPFFEKNLELKSFYKNSDITYDVHFGYLIDCFKQNNIHNIELKTQLKTLIDFGILDLLEILKANVDEKSYQKELQKVKILLQPNQLAERFKCLSIRK
- a CDS encoding OmpA family protein, with the protein product MRVFNLKVILTSAIVASMLTGCASSMNTGNQTFDNNQNAIIGTTVGAIAGVVLGNNIGGGSKSRNKVIGGLAGAAIGGAVGYSLDKQAKEVAQSLNTDVNNNPNAQMDPNQDLIVSNTDKYVKIMFRDDMMFEVNSANPTYSASQKISKLNTVLKNYPNTLVQVVGHTDNSGKHAYNQKLSEQRASNVGNIIYSNGVSNQIFSRGCSFDKPIVANSSKENMALNRRVEVYLYPNQESVIDVCK
- the thiS gene encoding sulfur carrier protein ThiS, producing the protein MRIIVNGENIEFKDGSTLLEIIRELKIEDKVMACAVNMDIVKKDIWSTYKPKENDVLELLNFVGGG
- a CDS encoding aminotransferase class I/II-fold pyridoxal phosphate-dependent enzyme; its protein translation is MYEKELEIIKKSNRFRSRVVFDQNLLDLASNDYLGLAQNKKLFKKAYKRVLKNHYFSPKASMLVNGYSKIHQKFEKLLCKVNGFEKGVIVGSGFLANISMIEALVRKGDTLFIDEDYHASGILASKLLDSKQVITFLHNDEKDLEKKLKDSSSKGRKVIAIEGVYSMSGNLAKKEIFELAKKYDSLLIVDEAHSSGVIGENVLGIFDYYKIKIEKNHIKMGTLGKAYGSYGAYILGSKSIIEFLQNRAKPIIYSTAPSLFDTALGYESLKYIIRNKKVLRQKIKQNLSIIQSYLGINSRSLIIPILVDDNKKVLEIQNILKNKGFLVGAIRQPTVKKAIIRLIAKIDIEHDELKKACNLIKDLNANK